Part of the Panicum virgatum strain AP13 chromosome 4N, P.virgatum_v5, whole genome shotgun sequence genome is shown below.
CCTGTTGATGAACTCCATGACAATATATTCCTTCAAAACTCATGCATTTTTTCTCCGAAAACCCACATTTCCTACTAAGTGGCACATATGCAAGAAATAAAGGAAAATGCATAGAAAGAAAGGGCAAATTGTACTCGAAATGTGATCTTACATATTTCCTGCTTTTCCTGTTCTAAATGATACATCCAGGAATGAAATTAGCTTCTTTAACTATACCATGCGTACAACTCTGCACCACTTCCTATGAAGCGTTCCTGAAACAATCTATTTACATTGAAGCACTTTTAGCACCCATCTCTGTAAGAATCTACTGGCAATGCAAGAGCGCTGAAGCAGGTGACACGTGAACAGGAAGAGATCACGACGACCCCTAAACTCTGGTGGGTACATCAAATTTGGTTGATGGAATGTTCAATCTACCTTTGGCATGTACAGGTGTTAGCTTCCACCTGAAAGTTATtgtccaaagaaaaaaaaaatctatatcaTTCATTTGAACGGAATCAATATCATTCATGCACAAGAGTAGTGGTTTCAGAGATCAATGAAATTAGGTTCACTCTCTACATGCTGGAGAATTCAAATCAGATTCGTTTTCATTTAGTTTGTATAGGAAAGTCATCACTACTACTAATGGACTGCAAGGCATTGTAAATGTATGATTACCTTTGCGCCGTACATCAAATTTTACCTACATGATAATTAAGTTTTATGACACTCCCTGGAATTGCTATGATGTGAATTTTTTAATACTTTTCATATGATATTATTGATAACATTTAAGCAATACTGGGACCAATTGTTGCATTAAGAAGGATACCATTTCTTGATGTAAGCTCCTTCTCCACTTCTGCATAGAGTTCCTTCAATCTATTCGAGGAATTGGAAATGATGTTCTTCGTGACCTTCTTTTGTTGCTTGGTGCTCTTTAACCATGCAATCCCCAACAAAACTTGCACATTGCAGGTGTTTGTTTTCGATGGTACATTCGTCATATGGTACTTTAGCTGGAGCTGCATAGTTGACATGATTTCATATTAAAGTTCAGGAAAAACATTGGGAGAAAAATAACACATGTTGATTTTTCTAGATAACACTATTAATGTTAATtaagttgtttttttttcaatttgaaGAGTCAGAAACTCAAACAAATCATATGTTGAagtgaaagaaacaaaaactcctaaagaaaatataatatatgatGCATGGAGAATCAGAATCTTACATTGTAGTCTCCAAGTAGTACACCTTGGAGGGTCATCACCTCTTCAACAGCCCAGCCATCTCGGTTCACCAGGCTATACTTTTGCTGGGTCGTGGTTGCTTCACCTCCATAGCGTGATAAATTTTTGTCGAATTTGTAGCTCGTTTGCCGTTGTTGTATATTGCAACCTACAAGTTCCCATTCTGTTGCAGAGTAGTCTATACAACCGGCCTTTTGCATCACTTTGTGTTCCAGGGGACCTCCTGAAAACATCTCCATCAAGGACTCAACCTGCAAATGCAGATCTTTATAGGGAAGCTCCAGATTGTGTTTTGCAACACCACTTTGAAGGTAAAAGTGACACTCACGTCAACAGAAAGAACTGACGACAATATTTCAGACATTTTGACATCTGCATGGGTGAACAAGGTTCCGCCTTCTTCAGGCTGATGTTCTTTTGGTTCATCTTTTTCAATCACCTCTCCCTTCTGTTCTGGACCAAGTGCTCTCATTTTCCATATCGCCGTGATTATTCTGTGAGATTTAGGTTTATTGATATGATTTATTCATTCAAGAAGTAGCAGACTAGTCTGATAAGGGGTCCTAGTGGGAAAACAATAATTCAGATTAAGAGCCTGACTACTTGTTCTATGATTAGTATAAATAATATTTAGAATACGAGGTAGTTAGGTTTTAACATTCAACAATAGTCAATGAAGATCAACTTGCCATTTTAAATGTCTTTAGGCACAATGCGTCCAACAGTAGAAGCATTTAAAAAGAGAACAAATTGAAGCTACCTGTAAGCATCGTTGAACGAAACAAAGGATTGAAAATGGAATTTGAGTCTTCCTTGATGATCTGTTCCCTTGGCACCATGTTTTGCTTCTAAACCTCTATCCTTTCGGAGGACGATCATCAATGATGGGCTACCAATTGACAATGTTGCAGGGATAACCTGGATGTCATCAACATCTTCccacaaaaagaaaaacttggTTTTGTGTCCAAATATGTTTGAATAAAATCCAATTATTCTTGGAGAGAAAAAGAGGCGTCCCTGCAAAAAATAacaattttatttaaaaaaaacattggcatcaagaaaaatagacAATGGCAAAAGTCAAATGAACCATCAACCAGTTCAAAACTATAGGCACTTATTTGCAATGGTACAGTCACAAGATTCAATAAAAACATTCTACATATGAGAAGCTACTTGAGAGTTGGGACACTTGCAGATTCCATTTCAAATAAAAAGACAAGTAACAAGAAGAAAACCATAACAACCTGAAGTGGCATCTTCCGTTTTAGATGGCAGGTGAAATCATCGATGAGGAACTCTTCTGGAGGGAGAGCAAATAGCTTCCGGAATGCTGCATTTGTTTGGGTTGACCGCAAATTTATCTGCATAGTATGATCTACATCACTGTAGCAACTGAATAGACCCCTTAAAAAACAACTGAATAGACCGATTATCATCTCAAATAAAAACTGCTCAACTTACCTTTTTACCAACTTCCTTCCCCATTTTTGCCAGGTAATTCATGACAACTTCAGTCCCCCTTGAGTTGTTCAAAAATATTCTCAAATGCAATTTAGGGTTACTTGCTTGATCACACTTTCCACCAAGAGGAAGCCATATGTCAGTTAAATCTGACAAATTGTTTTTCAGAAAGTTCACTTCCGTGTGACCAATGATACACTGTCCACTTGAATCATATATAGCAATATCCATCCTTGATGGAGGATCATCCATAGCATCAAATTCAAATACCTCTAGAAAGGTAAATATCAAATCAGTCAATAAACGGTAGAGAAATATCAGTTTTGGTTGTTctagaaaatttgaatttcagcTACCCACCATTCAGAGTAAAGAAACACAAGGGAAGGGGAAATAAACTAACCATTCCATTTTGGATCTGATGTCTGAAATTTAATTGAGCTTGTTTTCCTCTTTGCATTGCATGTAAAAATAACATAGAGATCAAATAGGTCAGATGAACCAGTAGCTGTTATACCAGTGCCTTCGATAAGCGCAACAGTAAGCAACCAGCCATCGCCATGAGCTTTGACCCCATGATCACTACCTAATACAGGAAAGAGTCAAAATGTTTAACCCAAGTGAAACTACAAGACAAGATCGAAACGAGTATGTAGAACTGAAGTGGCTATGTGGGGCCCGTACGGTGTACGCAAGACATTCTTTTCAGAACAGTGCATTTGCTCTTTTCACGACAGCAAACCCCATCAATACAAATAGCTAATAAACTTATTTGTAATTATACTTTTGTGTACAAGGATTTCATAGATACTGAATTGAGTTAGTTACCTCTTTGCTTCCATGCGCTTAAAAAGCGCCGTATTACTTTGACAATGTTCTGTCCTTGAAGAATCAAAACTGCACAAACTACAACTTCACCAATTGAATCTGGAAGGTCAAGACCAAAGTACTCAAGCCCATGCATCACATCAGGCTTGGACAAGTGAAGGTGAGCTATAACATATAGTGCAATGGCAACAGAGAATATGAATGTAAAGTTCCCGAGAAAGCGGACAATTAACCTCCATCCTGTTTCCTTTTGTGCATGTAATGAAGCTAAAATCTTTTCTTTGTTTGAGTTAGCATCATCAAGCTCAGCTACTTTAAGCTTCTGGGATAGTACTTCAGAAAACTGCGCAAAACCTTCGGTCACGCCTTGTTTTGCACCATTTTCAATCATTCCTTTTATCATCGTGCTCTGAACAAAGTTCACCCTCCAGCTTACAGTAAGATGCGATGTTTGTTCTTCAGAAGGTAGCTGAGGGCCTGGTGTAATACAGTACAGTATCTCTACCTTGAAACAATTTCCGCAGGGAACATCAGGAGTGCTAACAACAGAGAACACTGCAAAAGAATTTCCGGATGCTTTCAAGTACTTCTGCTCTTCTGTGGCTTTACAAGCTTTAACCAACTTGCTTGCAGCTTTTGTGTAACTTAATGTTCTTTGCACACAACTATCATTAGTATCAAGCTTCCATGGCTCAAGTTGAAACCCACTTGTTCCTTGAAGCTCTGATACTGCTGGCCAAAAATCTGAATTCGATGAAAACAAGAGGGAATTCAACTCGGTTGGTGCAGCAACATAAGATTCGTCAACCAGTACACCACCAGGCAAGTTCACTGGCATTTCAGTGCCTTGATCTTTTGACTCCATGATCTTCAGTAGTTCATCAAGGCTTGACTCGGATGTTATGCTCTTCTCAGGGTTTTCACGATCTTCTGATGAGTTAACCTTTGGCTCTTGGAACTGCTCAATGGACTCAGTTTCTGATGTGGCCGAATGCACAGGAGCTTCGACAGGTTTCCCGAAGAAATAGCGGGACAAGACCTCTACCACTGATGATGGGTTTGCAATTGTATTAGTATCTGCAGCTGGTATAGGTTCAGGGGCCGCTTGTTCCGTGATGCTCCGAACTGGTAGCTCCGGTATGCTATATGGCAATCGTTCAAAGCTGCTATGAGATGTCCGGTCGATGCTAGAGACGATTGATAGGTCGATGTAGCTACTTGTTGATGATAATGTTGCAACTTTGTGCTCACTAGGACTGTCTGAGCTGGACGCTAAGTCATCTGAAGCAGGATGTGGAACACTCTGCGATTCGTCAGATACATGGGTTCTTGTAGATAATGATATGTGTAGGCAAACCTCTCCTGAAACAAAACAGAATAACATGATCTTGAAATTACCGCTGATACGAAACTGAGGCggtaacaaaaaaaattccatAAAAACCATAACCCAATGGCTAGCAGAATGTATTGGTCTAAATAAAACAGTTGAAAAACAGCTAGTACTTGCAATAATTGCTTTTTGTGCTGCTTTTTCATGCATATTCCTCATGATTGTTCAAGCAAATAAACTCAATTATCATTCCGCAAGCAAATTCGACGACTGTTAAAAACTATTCACATGAATTTGCATTGGAGGTgcggagaaaaaaaagaaaggaagagcAAGAGAAGCAGGTTGAAAAACCGCGCAACTGCGATGATACCGCGGCATTTCTTCTTGGACTTCTTGCtcttgggctggagctggtacCACTGGGTGCCGAGGGAGAGGTCGTCGGTCTCCATGACCTGCGAGAGCGGCAGCCGGACGAGGCCCAGCAGGTCATTGCTGAAGTACTTGTCCTCATTGAGCACGGACACAACGAGCTCCTCGGTGACGTCGCCGACGAGGAAGCTGAACTCCTCGTCCCAGGCGGGGGCGAGGCTGCGCTTGACCACGGCCGTCTTGGCGCGGCGCTTGCCCAGCTTGAGCTTCACGAAGGGGTCGCTGGAGCCGTTGAGGTGCACGCCCGGGAGGCCCCTCGCCTCCACCACGCGCACCAGCAGCTTCATCGGCGTCACCCGCCGCGCAttctccgccgccacctccgacaGCGTTGACGCGCTCCTCGACGGCTTCGTCATGGCGagatcccggcggcggcgacaaccACGACCATCAAATTAAAGCCGAATCCTCACCCTTGTCGATGTGAGCCCACAAGAAATTCGTTGGAAAAGAAAACCAAATTTCTTGGGGGGCAGAATGGATCAAGGAACGCGAATTTTCCCGGCCGGTGGTTTTCTGCCTGGTTTGGAATTGGTGGTGGGAGTGGCCGAGTGGGAGAGGAGGGAATTTCCTCACGTTCGACTGTTCGAGCGCTCGCCGGTTTTGTTCTTAGCCGTTGCCGCGCCGTCAAGATGCGCACGCGTGAGGATGGGTGCTCGCTGGCCGTCGGATCGGCGGGAGCGCATGGGACTGGGCTCCGTGCCGCATGGGCTGCTTCAGGTTCAGCTTTCCAAATATAGACGACCTGGGAGAAGAATGCATGGGGAACCAGGTTCCAATCAAACACCTTACACCACTAGCAAGTGGGTCCCACGTGCCAAACATAGGAGAACCCGAGAGAAGCAAGCAGGAAGCACATGCAATATCTATTGTCGGGGTTCATCCTCAACATGATCAGTGTCAGAGTGAATTTGAAGTTTACGAGTGAAATCTAATTCTAAGTAACCTGTTGAGAAATTGGTGCCCCTAACCTTaatgtttagggtttagggctaattaaaattaatataagaatgatgtcaataattataattatctatctcgcatcctttttcatctattaaatattgtaacacatactctaaaatatatatttatcattatctagttacaatagatttcattttgcatcacacctccatatgtatGAGATATgtatttagttgaactatttgtttgtgaatcgGTATTCTTACCTcttccatcatatatgaatatatggtgacatatatcatgggtaatatttttatataaacaataatataaataatatattaataatgatagaaatgaTAATGTATAATTtttattggtgcactttaatattttattataattatataatttaaattcagatttatgagtaatttaacttgtaacaataatgacataattggataatttatctACAAATTTAGGgtgtatttgtattattttataatggtataggtgggttacacaaagattagaggttattttagatttttttataataacagaggtgagtaatttagatacatatttacggggttactttagtcaatttttataatggcagagatgggtaatttattagaaaagataactgATCCGCTGATTATTATAATtggagttgttggattgatgaccagatgtttctgattttgtgagaatttataggaatTCTCTATTaattttagagtgtccacctaggatcctaggtgactTCATGTGGAGGCTCCAAATGAGCCTCTAATCAGTAATAGTTATAGGgattctctattttttagagtgtccacttaGGATCCTAGATGACGTCATGTGGAGGCACCAAATGAGcctctaattagtaatagtaagaagGTGTCAGCTAAGAACATCGTTCCAGCTCTCCGAGAAAATGTTCCAACACTTAAAAGGTAAGAAATATTTATATTACATTTTACTTCGTTTGTAATTGTAATCAACACAAAGGTTCAATAATCAGATCCAAATGATCTATATATAGCTCcacagaagaagaaaaaaaagtcgTTCACCCACCTCCCACCTACTTGGGCACATGTACGTAGCTATGTTGATTCGGTTGCTCGCACTCGGTAACCTAGTTGCTGCTGATCGTGCACACGAGCTTATTCCATCAAAGAGGAGCAAGACCAGTTTGCAGTGGTGCCTGACACGGGAGGCATACGGTGAGGTGGTAAGGGAGCTGAAGCCCGTGAGCCAGGGAGCCCCGTGAGCCAGGGAACCGATAGATGTCCCTAAAACCAGATAGTTTAACATGGACTGAGGACATGTGGGAGTAACAGAGAAACAGAGAGGGAACGAGCGAGTCAAGGGCTCAGGAGAGAAAGCAGGTGGGGTTCCATTGTCACGCATAAGAACAATGGTCTTGGCAAAAACCAGATGGTGCCGATTTCATAGAAATTTAGTACGGCTCGTTTCATGACCAGGTCAAATTGTACTCAATATTTTGAAAAGAAGGGAGCATATTACATAGCCATGCGAGTTCAACTTGTAACTGCATAATCATTTACATATATATAACTGTCCAAAAGCACATACAACATTAATTATAGAGAAGATAAACACATATACAATAAATCCGGTATCAGTTGGAGTACTGCCACAGAAGAACAGTTGTCTCGCCTTAAGTATAACAGCTCAAGTGTATTGCAGCTTCAGTTCCCAGGCCTATAAGAATAGTCTGCTAGCACAAAGACAAATTCAAGTTAGCAAAAGTAATGGTAGCAAAATCTGCGCAAAACGAATGACAAGTGGTACATGTATCTGAATGTTTAAATACAAATGATACAAGCCAAGTTAGCTCATTTACATGATAGAAATCGATATATGGCATACAATGTTGACGCTCCCAAACTCTTAAGATAGTGACAAACATGCCAAGCCGTGGAGGAGTACCTTTGATTGGTGAGGTTGTTCTGACTGCTGTTAGCCTTGGACCTGTAACGAAAACTATAGAAGCTGAAGGATCACTGCAAATTATTCAAGGTATCTCCTGCAAATACGGCCACAGGCAAGAATGTCCAACTTATGTTCAGGATATGATTCTTTCAGTACCCTGCAAGTCTTCCTGAGGATGGATCTTACTTCAAATGCTTGTATAGGTAATAGCACGCTTTCTTAAACATGTCAAGCGTGATATCTTGAAGAGGACGACTCTAGGCAAGAAATGTATTAAACTAAGAACACTTGTGAAATAAATTTGATGCTGCTTTCCTAGGAAAAACAATTGAACCAATCCATCTACCCCTCCGGGGTCTAGGGATCAATGGAGCCACTGAAGGAACCTCCTTCTGCCTTGGAGGTTGGAAGATCCTCCACGAGGAGAGGTCGCAAATAACTGGCTGTCAGCACTCTCTGAGCTTCATTGTAACGAGCCCAAGTAACCAGGTAAAGCCCAGCGATGATGAAGAGTCCCCCGATAACACTGAAAAGAGTAGAAATACAGATGTAAACAAGGACAAAATTTACAAGTTGGCGgtgacatgtccaacgaaggcctcctgaggcgccggtgcgtaatggggttcttgagcgggtcgataatgtaaagaggggtagaggtagacctaaactgacgtgggatgagtcggttaagagagaccttaaagattggaatatctctaaagagatagctttggataggagcgcttggagactagctatcaatgtgcctgaaccttgaacttatttctttcgggtttcatctctagtctaccccaacttgcttgggaaaaaaggctatgttgttgttggcgGTGATCTCACAGTGAGATAAGCAATATTATCCACAGCTAAATTCATGAAAATGCCATCATTCATCAAACACCAAAACTAATATCATTTAGCTTGAAAGAGTATCAAACTGATGAGCAACTGATAATTTGGTAAACTCATGCTGAGCCACGAATTTAAAGGATCCAAAACTTGAGAAACCACCAAAACACAATGTTGAAACAGCAACTTGGTATAGTTATAGGGTCGAGAGTTGGATCGGACCTTCCGACATAAATTGGGGTTCCAAGAAAAATAGTTGAAAGCAAGGTAGAACATGCTGGCTGGAGTGGATTGTACAGAGCGACTAGAGAGGGTCCAAGAATTTTGTTTGCCCAAGTCATGATCGCATAGTTCAGACAAGATGCAATAATTCCCTGGTGGTATAAGCAACAAATGTGGTTAGACAACCAAGGAGATTTATATATCTCAGGTTCTCAGCATTATCATACAAGTAAAATCTATATACTTACAGCATATAAGATAGCTATGACCTCGGTTGTTGTCAATGCCCACTCGTGGAGCCCACTGGTAGCAAATACCCCAGTCAACACCATAAACAGGGTGGCAAAGGAATAGGAGTAAGCAGTCAAGGATAAGCTTGCAGGATATTTTATCAGGACCGGAGCCTGGAGTAGTCACAACAGAAAATGACAACAATTTGTATCAATCATGAACATATAGAAAAGTAAACTTCGAAAAAAAAGACATTCCATTGCGCCCCCGAACATTCTTCGTGTATAACAAAAACAAAAGAACGTAGCATGATTGACTATTAGAGCTCCAAAGTTTGCATTACCTGAATGACCAGATAAGCACCCATCAGG
Proteins encoded:
- the LOC120668756 gene encoding C2 and GRAM domain-containing protein At1g03370-like isoform X2 is translated as MTKPSRSASTLSEVAAENARRVTPMKLLVRVVEARGLPGVHLNGSSDPFVKLKLGKRRAKTAVVKRSLAPAWDEEFSFLVGDVTEELVVSVLNEDKYFSNDLLGLVRLPLSQVMETDDLSLGTQWYQLQPKSKKSKKKCRGEVCLHISLSTRTHVSDESQSVPHPASDDLASSSDSPSEHKVATLSSTSSYIDLSIVSSIDRTSHSSFERLPYSIPELPVRSITEQAAPEPIPAADTNTIANPSSVVEVLSRYFFGKPVEAPVHSATSETESIEQFQEPKVNSSEDRENPEKSITSESSLDELLKIMESKDQGTEMPVNLPGGVLVDESYVAAPTELNSLLFSSNSDFWPAVSELQGTSGFQLEPWKLDTNDSCVQRTLSYTKAASKLVKACKATEEQKYLKASGNSFAVFSVVSTPDVPCGNCFKVEILYCITPGPQLPSEEQTSHLTVSWRVNFVQSTMIKGMIENGAKQGVTEGFAQFSEVLSQKLKVAELDDANSNKEKILASLHAQKETGWRLIVRFLGNFTFIFSVAIALYVIAHLHLSKPDVMHGLEYFGLDLPDSIGEVVVCAVLILQGQNIVKVIRRFLSAWKQRGSDHGVKAHGDGWLLTVALIEGTGITATGSSDLFDLYVIFTCNAKRKTSSIKFQTSDPKWNEVFEFDAMDDPPSRMDIAIYDSSGQCIIGHTEVNFLKNNLSDLTDIWLPLGGKCDQASNPKLHLRIFLNNSRGTEVVMNYLAKMGKEVGKKINLRSTQTNAAFRKLFALPPEEFLIDDFTCHLKRKMPLQGRLFFSPRIIGFYSNIFGHKTKFFFLWEDVDDIQVIPATLSIGSPSLMIVLRKDRGLEAKHGAKGTDHQGRLKFHFQSFVSFNDAYR
- the LOC120668756 gene encoding C2 and GRAM domain-containing protein At1g03370-like isoform X1 codes for the protein MTKPSRSASTLSEVAAENARRVTPMKLLVRVVEARGLPGVHLNGSSDPFVKLKLGKRRAKTAVVKRSLAPAWDEEFSFLVGDVTEELVVSVLNEDKYFSNDLLGLVRLPLSQVMETDDLSLGTQWYQLQPKSKKSKKKCRGEVCLHISLSTRTHVSDESQSVPHPASDDLASSSDSPSEHKVATLSSTSSYIDLSIVSSIDRTSHSSFERLPYSIPELPVRSITEQAAPEPIPAADTNTIANPSSVVEVLSRYFFGKPVEAPVHSATSETESIEQFQEPKVNSSEDRENPEKSITSESSLDELLKIMESKDQGTEMPVNLPGGVLVDESYVAAPTELNSLLFSSNSDFWPAVSELQGTSGFQLEPWKLDTNDSCVQRTLSYTKAASKLVKACKATEEQKYLKASGNSFAVFSVVSTPDVPCGNCFKVEILYCITPGPQLPSEEQTSHLTVSWRVNFVQSTMIKGMIENGAKQGVTEGFAQFSEVLSQKLKVAELDDANSNKEKILASLHAQKETGWRLIVRFLGNFTFIFSVAIALYVIAHLHLSKPDVMHGLEYFGLDLPDSIGEVVVCAVLILQGQNIVKVIRRFLSAWKQRGSDHGVKAHGDGWLLTVALIEGTGITATGSSDLFDLYVIFTCNAKRKTSSIKFQTSDPKWNEVFEFDAMDDPPSRMDIAIYDSSGQCIIGHTEVNFLKNNLSDLTDIWLPLGGKCDQASNPKLHLRIFLNNSRGTEVVMNYLAKMGKEVGKKINLRSTQTNAAFRKLFALPPEEFLIDDFTCHLKRKMPLQGRLFFSPRIIGFYSNIFGHKTKFFFLWEDVDDIQVIPATLSIGSPSLMIVLRKDRGLEAKHGAKGTDHQGRLKFHFQSFVSFNDAYRIITAIWKMRALGPEQKGEVIEKDEPKEHQPEEGGTLFTHADVKMSEILSSVLSVDVESLMEMFSGGPLEHKVMQKAGCIDYSATEWELVGCNIQQRQTSYKFDKNLSRYGGEATTTQQKYSLVNRDGWAVEEVMTLQGVLLGDYNVRF